From one Flavobacterium kingsejongi genomic stretch:
- a CDS encoding YfiT family bacillithiol transferase: MDLTALQYPIGHFQKPTIFTAALLEEYRYAIAAFPERLRTAVASLSETQLDTPYRPGGWSVRQVIHHCSDSHMNSLIRFKLALTEENPVIQPYFEDRWAELPDSHMAIEPALLLLEGLHQRWNVLLQSLDTTTLQRTFIHPEQGKEITLAENMGIYAWHCNHHLAHITSLIAREKW, encoded by the coding sequence GCCTTACAATACCCGATCGGGCATTTTCAGAAACCTACGATTTTTACAGCAGCCTTATTAGAGGAGTATCGGTATGCTATTGCAGCTTTTCCGGAACGCCTGCGCACAGCCGTAGCTTCCCTCTCCGAGACACAACTTGATACGCCCTATCGTCCCGGCGGCTGGTCTGTTCGCCAGGTAATACACCACTGTTCTGACAGCCACATGAACAGCCTGATCCGATTTAAACTTGCCCTGACGGAGGAAAATCCAGTCATCCAGCCGTATTTTGAAGACCGATGGGCGGAATTGCCCGACAGCCATATGGCTATTGAACCGGCATTGCTGCTTTTAGAAGGATTGCACCAGCGTTGGAACGTTTTATTACAATCCCTCGATACCACAACCCTGCAACGCACTTTTATACATCCCGAACAGGGAAAAGAAATTACCCTTGCAGAAAATATGGGTATTTATGCCTGGCATTGCAATCACCACTTAGCCCATATCACAAGCCTCATAGCACGCGAAAAGTGGTAG